Proteins from one Ricinus communis isolate WT05 ecotype wild-type chromosome 9, ASM1957865v1, whole genome shotgun sequence genomic window:
- the LOC8265721 gene encoding 3-isopropylmalate dehydratase large subunit, chloroplastic isoform X1: MASSAITSPSSSFITKKKDLGLSAFSSQSSPFYSIPKCKKSISKKIVSVMAPQQSERTPATTGSVKTAMTMTEKILARASEKSQLSPGENVWVNVDVLMTHDVCGPGSIGIFKREFGQNATVWDREKIVIIPDHYIFTTDERANRNVDILRDFCQEQNVKYFYDIKDLSNFKVNPDYKGVCHVALAQEGHCRPGEVLLGTDSHTCTAGAFGQFATGIGNTDAGFVLGTGKLLLKVPPTLRFVMDGEMPDYLLAKDLILQIIGEISVSGATYKSMEFVGTTVESLNMEERMTLCNMVVEAGGKNGVIPSDSTTFKYLEDKTSVPFEPVYSDEKARFLSEYRFDVSKLEPLVAKPHSPDNRALARECKDVKIDRVYIGSCTGGKTEDFMAAAKVFLASGKKVKVPTFLVPATQKVWMDVYSLPVPGSGGKTCSQIFEEAGCDTPASPSCGACLGGPKDTYARMNEPMVCVSTTNRNFPGRMGHKEGQIYLASPYTAAASALTGYVTDPREFLQ, translated from the exons ATGGCTTCCTCTGCCATTACTTCTCCCTCTTCATCTTTTATCACCAAGAAG AAGGATCTGGGTCTCTCTGCTTTCTCTTCACAGTCATCGCCATTTTATTCTATTCCCAAATGCAAGAAATCAATTTCCAAGAAAATTGTATCAGTTATGGCTCCGCAGCAGTCAGAACGCACGCCTGCCACTACTGGCTCT GTGAAGACTGCAATGACAATGACAGAGAAAATCTTGGCTAGGGCCTCCGAGAAATCCCAGTTGAGCCCTGGTGAGAATGTTTGGGTTAACGTTGATGTTTTGATGACTCATGATGTTTGTGGCCCTGGTTCCATTGGGATCTTCAAGAGAGAGTTCGGACAGAATGCCACG GTTTGGGACCGCGAGAAAATTGTCATTATACCGGATCATTACATATTCACTACTGATGAACGTGCAAACCGTAATGTGGATATCTTGAGGGATTTCTGCCAGGAGCAAAACGTTAAGTATTTCTATGATATCAAGGATCTTAGTAACTTTAAG GTTAACCCTGATTATAAAGGTGTATGCCACGTTGCACTTGCCCAAGAAGGCCATTGTAGGCCAGGAGAG GTCCTATTAGGTACAGACTCCCACACCTGCACTGCTGGAGCATTTGGGCAATTTGCTACTGGAATTGGCAATACTGATGCAGGTTTTGTATTAGGCACTGGGAAGCTCCTCCTTAAG GTGCCCCCAACTCTGAGATTTGTAATGGATGGTGAAATGCCTGATTATTTGCTAGCCAAGGATTTGATTTTGCAA ATTATCGGTGAAATATCTGTGTCTGGTGCAACATATAAATCAATGGAGTTCGTAGGCACAACTGTCGAGAGTTTAAAT ATGGAAGAACGGATGACACTATGTAATATGGTTGTTGAAGCTGGGGGGAAGAATGGGGTCATCCCCAGTGATAGCACTACATTCAAGTACCTTGAG GATAAGACATCTGTTCCCTTTGAACCAGTTTATAGTGATGAGAAAGCAAG GTTTCTTTCCGAGTATAGATTTGATGTCTCAAAATTGGAACCATTGGTCGCAAAG CCTCATTCTCCTGATAACCGTGCTTTAGCAAGAGAATGCAAAGATGTCAAAATTGACAGAGTATACATTGGATCTTGCACTGGTGGGAAAACAGAGGATTTTATGGCAGCAGCCAAAGTTTTTTTAGCTTCA GGTAAAAAGGTCAAGGTTCCAACGTTTCTTGTCCCTGCTACCCAAAAG GTTTGGATGGACGTCTATAGTCTCCCTGTACCAGGATCTGGTGGAAAAACTTGCTCTCAGATTTTTGAAGAAGCTGGTTGTGACACGCCTGCAAGTCCTAGTTGTGGTGCTTGTTTGGGAGGCCCTAAAGATACCTATGCACGAATGAACGAACCAATG GTCTGTGTTTCAACGACAAACAGAAACTTCCCTGGTCGGATGGGACACAAAGAAGGCCAGATTTATCTTGCTTCGCCCTATACAGCAGCTGCATCAGCTTTGACTGGTTATGTTACTGATCCAAGAGAGTTCTTGCAATAG
- the LOC8265721 gene encoding 3-isopropylmalate dehydratase large subunit, chloroplastic isoform X2 yields MASSAITSPSSSFITKKDLGLSAFSSQSSPFYSIPKCKKSISKKIVSVMAPQQSERTPATTGSVKTAMTMTEKILARASEKSQLSPGENVWVNVDVLMTHDVCGPGSIGIFKREFGQNATVWDREKIVIIPDHYIFTTDERANRNVDILRDFCQEQNVKYFYDIKDLSNFKVNPDYKGVCHVALAQEGHCRPGEVLLGTDSHTCTAGAFGQFATGIGNTDAGFVLGTGKLLLKVPPTLRFVMDGEMPDYLLAKDLILQIIGEISVSGATYKSMEFVGTTVESLNMEERMTLCNMVVEAGGKNGVIPSDSTTFKYLEDKTSVPFEPVYSDEKARFLSEYRFDVSKLEPLVAKPHSPDNRALARECKDVKIDRVYIGSCTGGKTEDFMAAAKVFLASGKKVKVPTFLVPATQKVWMDVYSLPVPGSGGKTCSQIFEEAGCDTPASPSCGACLGGPKDTYARMNEPMVCVSTTNRNFPGRMGHKEGQIYLASPYTAAASALTGYVTDPREFLQ; encoded by the exons ATGGCTTCCTCTGCCATTACTTCTCCCTCTTCATCTTTTATCACCAAGAAG GATCTGGGTCTCTCTGCTTTCTCTTCACAGTCATCGCCATTTTATTCTATTCCCAAATGCAAGAAATCAATTTCCAAGAAAATTGTATCAGTTATGGCTCCGCAGCAGTCAGAACGCACGCCTGCCACTACTGGCTCT GTGAAGACTGCAATGACAATGACAGAGAAAATCTTGGCTAGGGCCTCCGAGAAATCCCAGTTGAGCCCTGGTGAGAATGTTTGGGTTAACGTTGATGTTTTGATGACTCATGATGTTTGTGGCCCTGGTTCCATTGGGATCTTCAAGAGAGAGTTCGGACAGAATGCCACG GTTTGGGACCGCGAGAAAATTGTCATTATACCGGATCATTACATATTCACTACTGATGAACGTGCAAACCGTAATGTGGATATCTTGAGGGATTTCTGCCAGGAGCAAAACGTTAAGTATTTCTATGATATCAAGGATCTTAGTAACTTTAAG GTTAACCCTGATTATAAAGGTGTATGCCACGTTGCACTTGCCCAAGAAGGCCATTGTAGGCCAGGAGAG GTCCTATTAGGTACAGACTCCCACACCTGCACTGCTGGAGCATTTGGGCAATTTGCTACTGGAATTGGCAATACTGATGCAGGTTTTGTATTAGGCACTGGGAAGCTCCTCCTTAAG GTGCCCCCAACTCTGAGATTTGTAATGGATGGTGAAATGCCTGATTATTTGCTAGCCAAGGATTTGATTTTGCAA ATTATCGGTGAAATATCTGTGTCTGGTGCAACATATAAATCAATGGAGTTCGTAGGCACAACTGTCGAGAGTTTAAAT ATGGAAGAACGGATGACACTATGTAATATGGTTGTTGAAGCTGGGGGGAAGAATGGGGTCATCCCCAGTGATAGCACTACATTCAAGTACCTTGAG GATAAGACATCTGTTCCCTTTGAACCAGTTTATAGTGATGAGAAAGCAAG GTTTCTTTCCGAGTATAGATTTGATGTCTCAAAATTGGAACCATTGGTCGCAAAG CCTCATTCTCCTGATAACCGTGCTTTAGCAAGAGAATGCAAAGATGTCAAAATTGACAGAGTATACATTGGATCTTGCACTGGTGGGAAAACAGAGGATTTTATGGCAGCAGCCAAAGTTTTTTTAGCTTCA GGTAAAAAGGTCAAGGTTCCAACGTTTCTTGTCCCTGCTACCCAAAAG GTTTGGATGGACGTCTATAGTCTCCCTGTACCAGGATCTGGTGGAAAAACTTGCTCTCAGATTTTTGAAGAAGCTGGTTGTGACACGCCTGCAAGTCCTAGTTGTGGTGCTTGTTTGGGAGGCCCTAAAGATACCTATGCACGAATGAACGAACCAATG GTCTGTGTTTCAACGACAAACAGAAACTTCCCTGGTCGGATGGGACACAAAGAAGGCCAGATTTATCTTGCTTCGCCCTATACAGCAGCTGCATCAGCTTTGACTGGTTATGTTACTGATCCAAGAGAGTTCTTGCAATAG
- the LOC8265720 gene encoding probable carboxylesterase 18 codes for MTQDLQNLDIPWKIRLSMYALCLGFDISRRSNGTINRFLMNFFDFKSFPSKKPINGVSTTDVSVDKARNLWFRLYTPTPAGDTTMPVIFYFHGGGFCYMSPHSRPYNYFCDQLARELSAIIISVNYRLAPKHRYPAQYEDCFDTIKFIDETGVEGFPSHANLKHCFLAGDSAGGNIVYHVMVRARKHEFRSIKLIGAMLIQPFFGGEERTESEITLDGQVPFVNIERTDWMWKAFLPEGSDRDHPAANVSGCNSVDISGLEFPASVIFVAGFDPLKDWQKRYYEGLKKYGKEAYLIEYSDTFHAFYAYPELPVSSLLIKDMKDFMQKQLLAANK; via the coding sequence ATGACTCAAGATCTTCAGAATCTTGATATTCCATGGAAGATCAGGCTCTCCATGTACGCTCTCTGCCTCGGCTTTGACATCTCCCGTCGTTCCAATGGCACTATCAATCGATTTCTTATGAATTTCTTCGATTTCAAATCATTTCCATCCAAGAAACCAATCAATGGTGTCTCAACTACCGACGTCAGCGTTGATAAAGCTCGCAACCTCTGGTTTCGCCTCTATACTCCTACTCCCGCAGGAGATACTACCATGCCGGTTATTTTCTACTTCCACGGTGGTGGCTTTTGCTATATGTCACCTCATTCAAGGCCTTATAATTACTTCTGCGACCAACTTGCTCGTGAGCTCTCAGCCATTATCATTTCGGTCAACTATCGGCTTGCTCCAAAGCATCGTTATCCGGCCCAATACGAAGATTGTTTCGATACTATAAAGTTCATAGATGAAACCGGAGTTGAAGGCTTTCCAAGTCATGCCAATCTGAAACATTGTTTTCTTGCAGGAGACAGTGCAGGAGGCAATATAGTTTATCATGTTATGGTAAGAGCCAGAAAACATGAATTTCGCAGTATAAAACTCATAGGAGCTATGCTAATCCAGCCATTTTTTGGAGGAGAAGAACGAACTGAATCTGAGATAACTCTTGACGGCCAAGTTCCATTCGTTAATATCGAGCGTACAGACTGGATGTGGAAGGCTTTCTTGCCAGAAGGGTCGGACAGGGACCATCCTGCCGCAAATGTTTCCGGTTGTAATTCGGTTGATATTTCGGGACTGGAATTTCCTGCGAGTGTTATTTTTGTTGCAGGGTTTGATCCATTGAAGGACTGGCAAAAGAGGTATTACGAGGGACTGAAGAAATATGGAAAAGAAGCATATTTGATCGAGTATTCTGACACTTTCCATGCATTTTATGCTTATCCTGAGCTTCCTGTGTCTTCTTTGCTCATCAAGGACATGAAAGATTTTATGCAAAAGCAATTATTAGCAGCAAATAAATGA
- the LOC125371088 gene encoding uncharacterized protein LOC125371088, whose product MMSRNMEEISETAIACYANLSSREKRLAKKFFQAMDTDGDGKISFEEYEQYIKTRKGFKTITSPDFFKKLDKDGNGTLSFDEFITLHYVCSSERVYFCDECKVFLAGVYFTCVQCFNGSGNTYDLCCSCYHDKDINHHKDAVFLDNYTLLQALREQNKASGSQRKSGVSGRAALANFGVSTISTGPNFGFSSTFTGTDFGFSTISDSGGASGCHQ is encoded by the exons ATGATGTCCAGAAACATGGAGGAGATTTCAGAGACTGCTATTGCATGCTACGCAAACCTGTCAAGCAGGGAGAAGAGACTTGCCAAAAAATTCTTCCAAGCAATGGATACAGATGGAGATGGCAAAATCAGTTTCGAAGAGTATGAACAGTATATTAAGACAAGGAAAGGGTTTAAAACAATTACTTCTCCTGATTTCTTCAAAAAGCTAGACAAAGATGGAAATGGGACCTTGAGTTTTGATGAATTTATCACTCTTCACTACGTATGCTCAAGTGAAAGAGTCTACTTTTGTGATGAGTGTAAAGTTTTTTTAGCCGGAGTTTACTTCACTTGTGTCCAATGCTTCAATGGTTCTGGTAATACGTATGATCTTTGCTGTTCTTGTTATCATGACAAAGATATCAATCATCACAAGGATGCTGTGTTTCTTGATAATTACACCTTACTGCAAGCTTTGAGGGAGCAAAACAAGGCTTCTGGAAGTCAG AGAAAAAGTGGAGTTTCAGGGAGAGCTGCACTTGCAAACTTTGGTGTTTCAACTATTTCTACAGGTCCAAATTTTGGTTTTTCAAGTACTTTTACAGGAACAGACTTTGGTTTTTCAACTATTTCTGATTCTGGCGGTGCCTCAGGTTGCCACCAGTGA
- the LOC8265718 gene encoding uncharacterized protein LOC8265718, which yields MTEPCPKTMEEISETAKAYYANLSDRQKRLGKEFFQAMDTDGDGKITLEEYAQCIKEKKGFKTISSPDFFKKLDKDGNGTLDFDEFIIVHYICSTERVYFCDECKVFLAGVYFTCVQCFNGSGNTYDLCSSCYRDKNINHHKDALFLDNYTLLQAKRQQNKASGSQRKSGASEAIALVETTSNVVSSCIQM from the exons ATGACAGAACCATGTCCAAAAACAATGGAGGAGATATCAGAGACTGCTAAAGCTTACTACGCAAACTTGTCAGACAGGCAGAAGCGACTTGGGAAAGAATTTTTCCAAGCAATGGATACAGATGGAGATGGCAAAATCACGCTCGAAGAGTATGCGCAGTgcattaaagaaaagaaagggttCAAAACAATTTCTTCTCCTGATTTCTTTAAAAAGCTAGACAAAGATGGAAACGGGACGCtggattttgatgaatttatcATCGTTCACTACATATGCTCCACCGAAAGAGTTTACTTTTGTGATGAGTGTAAAGTATTTCTAGCTGGAGTTTACTTCACTTGCGTTCAGTGCTTCAATGGCTCTGGTAATACTTACGATCTTTGCTCTTCTTGTTATCGTGATAAGAATATCAACCATCATAAGGATGCTCTGTTTCTTGATAATTACACACTACTGCAAGCTAAGAGACAGCAAAATAAGGCTTCTGGAAGTCAG AGGAAAAGTGGAGCTTCAGAGGCAATCGCACTTGTTGAAACTACTTCTAATGTTGTCAGCTCATGCATCCAAATGTAG